One genomic window of Geoanaerobacter pelophilus includes the following:
- a CDS encoding radical SAM protein, whose translation MAYDLRELLKIISRNSGIRDFLPGFIKDPLYVWIKKHSLKNVFQESRACHCNELFVKSNGEVYPCCRVWNRKDMKIGFVSDKNILDKVIAFVPPKCLCNKYSIRAKNSNDTLKYNLLNIELSLECQAVCAMCCVDAPMWKGKYELYDDVIRLINKMGKIDKIVSQGGEILIQKKSLDFLSSIKQSLPRDTHFSVISNANVDLTRIDEIERLFDSIDISIVGFQPETYSKVMGLKLDRTIQFVEKLIKNGKISVNTRFILTPLTFHEQDMFLKWALSLAPKTIILYDTNFRLYINKNTRYKFWDKIIERTILNVKKELLNCDISKLRRNNTVIEIYDLALYGINTEFIHSNSFEGIIKEFDA comes from the coding sequence ATGGCTTATGATCTGAGAGAACTATTAAAAATAATTTCCAGAAATAGTGGGATAAGGGATTTCCTGCCAGGCTTCATAAAAGATCCCCTCTATGTTTGGATAAAAAAACATTCTCTTAAAAATGTTTTCCAAGAGTCTCGTGCTTGTCACTGCAATGAGCTGTTTGTTAAATCTAATGGGGAGGTTTATCCATGCTGCAGAGTTTGGAACCGAAAAGATATGAAGATAGGATTTGTTTCTGATAAGAATATCTTAGATAAGGTTATAGCTTTTGTTCCACCAAAGTGTTTATGCAATAAATACTCTATAAGAGCTAAAAACTCCAATGATACGCTCAAATATAACTTATTAAATATTGAATTATCCCTAGAATGCCAAGCTGTTTGCGCTATGTGTTGTGTCGATGCACCTATGTGGAAAGGCAAATACGAACTATATGATGACGTTATTAGATTAATAAATAAAATGGGTAAAATTGATAAGATTGTCTCTCAGGGAGGCGAGATTTTAATACAGAAAAAATCACTAGATTTTTTATCATCAATCAAGCAATCCTTGCCAAGAGATACCCATTTTTCTGTTATTTCGAATGCTAATGTTGATTTGACTCGCATCGATGAGATAGAGAGATTATTCGACAGTATAGACATCTCAATAGTTGGATTCCAACCAGAAACTTATAGTAAAGTTATGGGGCTAAAATTGGATAGGACTATCCAATTTGTAGAAAAATTGATAAAAAATGGTAAAATTTCAGTAAATACTAGATTTATTCTTACTCCATTGACCTTCCATGAACAAGATATGTTTTTAAAATGGGCATTGAGTCTGGCCCCCAAAACAATTATTTTATATGATACTAATTTCAGGCTTTATATAAACAAAAACACAAGGTACAAATTCTGGGATAAAATTATAGAAAGAACTATTTTAAATGTAAAAAAAGAATTGTTGAACTGCGATATTAGTAAACTAAGGCGTAATAATACGGTAATTGAAATTTATGATCTTGCCCTTTATGGGATTAATACCGAATTTATTCACTCCAATAGTTTTGAAGGAATTATCAAAGAATTTGATGCCTAA
- the era gene encoding GTPase Era: protein MSEKFRSGFVAIIGRPNVGKSTLLNCILGEKLVITSDKPQTTRNRIQGIHNVEGGQIVFIDTPGIHKGRSRLNRYMVDEAGAALEGVDVVLFLVDATAKPVQQFELLQERLGRIDAPVILIVNKIDLISREQLILKLAEYGKLHNFREIVPLSAAKGEGVDRLDRLILPLLPEGPAYFPDDILTDAPERFVVAEIIREKVFRHTGDEIPYAVAVNVEEFDEGEEENGLIRISAVISVERETQKGIVIGKHGAMLKKVGTLARKEIEQLLGARVFLELFVRVRKDWTGNKNMMKELGYE from the coding sequence ATGTCTGAAAAATTTCGTTCCGGTTTTGTCGCAATAATCGGCCGCCCAAATGTCGGGAAATCGACGCTTCTCAACTGCATTCTTGGCGAAAAACTGGTGATTACATCCGACAAGCCGCAGACCACCCGCAACCGGATCCAGGGGATTCATAATGTCGAAGGGGGCCAGATTGTTTTTATCGATACCCCGGGTATTCACAAGGGGCGGTCAAGACTCAACCGCTACATGGTGGATGAGGCCGGTGCTGCGCTTGAAGGGGTTGATGTCGTACTTTTTCTTGTGGATGCCACTGCTAAGCCGGTTCAGCAGTTTGAACTGTTGCAGGAGCGCCTCGGCCGGATCGATGCCCCGGTGATTCTTATCGTCAACAAGATAGATCTGATCAGCCGCGAACAGTTGATCCTGAAGCTGGCAGAGTATGGTAAGCTCCATAATTTCCGGGAAATTGTCCCGCTTTCGGCAGCCAAAGGCGAAGGTGTGGATCGACTTGACCGCCTGATCCTGCCGCTGCTCCCGGAAGGACCGGCCTATTTCCCTGACGATATCCTGACTGATGCCCCGGAGCGGTTTGTGGTCGCCGAGATTATCCGGGAAAAGGTCTTCCGCCATACCGGCGACGAAATCCCGTATGCCGTGGCTGTCAACGTGGAAGAGTTCGATGAGGGTGAAGAGGAGAATGGTCTGATTCGCATCTCTGCGGTCATTTCGGTTGAACGTGAAACCCAGAAGGGGATTGTCATCGGCAAACATGGCGCCATGCTGAAGAAGGTCGGAACGCTGGCGCGCAAGGAGATCGAGCAGCTTCTGGGGGCCAGGGTGTTTCTGGAACTGTTCGTAAGGGTGCGCAAGGATTGGACCGGCAATAAAAATATGATGAAGGAACTGGGGTACGAGTAG